AGAAAGATCCGGCTATACGCCTGCTGTACGAGCGCCGCAGACTGCTCGGGGGACCCAAAATTGAAACTCCACGCTGTGGCGAAGAGCTGGCCGACAGGAGGAAGTGCGGCCGCCATTTTGGAGTAATGCTGGAGGAGCTGGTGGTCGACTGATTGGATAAGCTTTTCGGCCAGCTCTGACGTGTCAAGGAGTTCTCGAGGCAGTGAAGGCGTTCCAGAATCTACTGATTGGCCGTGTTCGAGTAGAACCAGAGCGAGCGCGCATTGATGTTTGCAGAAGTGTCCGGCCTCGCCATGCGGGCAGCTGCACGCCCCATCCAGGGTTCCGTCATCTTCCCACAGCAGATCAACGTCGTACAGTGAGGTGCCTCGTACAGAGGCGTTGGCCCCGTGCTCTTCTATATGTGCATCCATCACGAAAGGCATATAGGGGCGTGCACGGTCGAAAACCTTATCGCCTGCGCGGGCTCGAATATCCTCAACGCTGAAGGGGAACTCATCCATAAACGAAGTATGACAGCACCCGTGTGCATCTGGAGCCTGTCGGATTTCAAAGACCGAGTATTGCCACCCCCATCCAAACTGTGTTACTGTATTAATACAGTGATACAGATGGAGGGAGGTAGACATGCAAATGAGCGGAGATTCTCGGCCAATCTGGATCCAACTGGTCGAAGAGTTTACGCAGCGTATTGTTTCCGGCCAGTGGAAGCCCGGAGAAAAAGTACCGAGCGTCAGAGAACTGGCCGCAGAATTCACAGTCAATCCGAACACCGTCCAACGAGCACTCACCCGTGCTGACGAGGACGGCCTGACACAATCGAATCGCACTGCCGGACGCTTTGTGACAGACGACCAGGACGTGATCAAGCAGCATCGCGACAACCTTGCACACCAGATAACAGCTGAATTCATCGCACAGATGAAAGCACTTGGATGTGACAAGAACGCGATCACTGAGCTGATCAATTCCCAGTGGAATACGTATGGACCTGACACAGTCGCCCTCGGCAATGAACAGAAACACGCAAAGGATCCTCATGACAACGCACGCAATTGAGGTTGCGCACCTGACCAAAAAATACGGACAATGGCCGGCGCTCAACGATATATCTTTCGCCATTGAGCCCGGGCAGATCGTTGGCCTGATGGGGGACAACGGGTCCGGGAAAACGACACTTCTGAAAATCCTGGCAGGAATACTGTCCGGTTACGAGGGGAACGTCGCCATCCACGGCCATGCGCCCGGCCCGCAGTCCAAAGCCATCACCTCCTACCTGCCGGACGAATCGGCGCTGCCAACCAGCCTGACAGCCGATGAGGCGATCCGCATGTATGCCGACTTCTTCGATGACTTCGACAGTGCTCAGGCTTCTGAGATGATCGATTTCTTCGAACTGCCACACAACAAACGCTTCCGAGAGATGTCAAAAGGTATGCGCGAAAAGGCGCAAGTGGCACTCACCATGTCCAGACGGGCAAAAGTCCACCTGCTGGATGAGCCGATATCAGGGGTTGACCCGGCGGCGCGCGACATTATCATGCGCGGCGTGCTAACAGGTTTTGACCCCGACGCCCTCATGATCCTGTCCACACACCTGATCCGCGACATCGAGCCGATCATTGACTACGCAATCTTCATGCGCCAGGGGAAGATCCTGCTGGCGGGACACGTTGATGATCTGCGAGAAGAACACGGCACGGACCTCGACACTCTGTTTAGAAAGGTGTATGCACGATGATCTGGACAATTATCCGCTATGACGCCAAAGCAACGTGGCGCCAGCTGTGCGTCATGCCTGTCGTGGCAGCATTGCTGCTGGGCACAGCAATCGGCGCAGATGCGCTGAAAATTCCAGTGTTGAAGGAAATTTCCCTGGTACTCGCAGTGGTGGCAATCGGCGGGCTGCTTGCAGTGCAGGCGCTGATATGCATCCTCAACTACTGGACATCAATGTATGGGCGACAGGGCTCATTCACGCAGACCATTCCGGTGCGCACATCAACACTTTTGAGTGGAAAACTCCTGTACGCACTTATCGTCGGCGTGCTGTCACTGATCGTGACCGCCGTGTTCACGCTGCTTGCCGTCCTGTATTACGTCGGCGCCGAACCTGCGCGCTACGTCATTGACCAGATTCTTCAGCAGGCGTGGACCAATGCGGTCATACTGGTAATCGCAAGCGTGCTCCTCCAGTTAGTCTGCTCACTGGTGATCGTATGGTCGGTGATCACAATCAGTTCTGACGAAAAACTCTGGTCGCTCAGATGGGGCGCACCGGTCCTCGGCCTGTTCTGCACATACGTTGTTTATGAAGTCGGAGCTGCGCTGTTCATGCTGTTCATTCCGATCGGAGTGCGTATGGAAGATCCCGGGGCAGGTGACATCGTCATGGAAGGAATGTGGCCCAGCTTCGTCAAACTGGTGCAGTATGACGCAGCATCGCCTGAGGTGCTGGGGCTTGGATACGTCCTGTGGGCGGTTGTTCTGGCAGTGGTGCTGCTTGTCCTCGCGCGGCGTCACGCGGATCGGCGCACATCCGTTCGGTAGCGGATTGCCAGGCAGCCCGCCTCCCTCGTCTGCTTGTCGAGGGAGGCGGGCCTGTGAGAAAGTATGAAGGTCAGTGTAGCGTGGATGTGGAGGTACCAATGTCGGACCCGGTGCGACCTGTTGGTGGCCAGATGGAGCCGAATCGTCGGCCAGGGACGGTGTGGGCGCTGCTCATCCTCACGTTGATCTATTGCATCTTCAGCACTGTCAGAGCTATCAAGGACGCCCTCACAGCGTGGCCGCAGATGACAGACAATGGTGAGGATCTCACGATGGTTGCAGTGGTTATCGACCTTGTCATTATCGGCCTGTGTGTCCTGCTGCTGCTCGGTGCACTCCTCGTCACCATGCGAATGACACGGATCCTGATGCTGGTTGCAGGGATCATGACGATCGGATGGGAGCTGCTGTCCGTTTTCAGCTACGCGGTCTTGCTGCAGGAATATCACCTTGGTCGCTGGGCGATCAAACTGGGCCAGCTTGGAATCGTGATCGTCATCGTAGTGCTGACGCTGGTTCCACCCACGGCGCGCTGGTTTGCAGCCAGGTTCACGCAGCGCAGGATATAGGCGTTCGAGGGTGGATGCGCGCCCTCGCCATGCCTGAGAAAGGGATGGTCCAGCCAGTCCCGCTAAGACGACTTTGACACCGATGCCCAAGGCCGATTCGTCAGCCTTGGGCATCTGTATGCGTGAAACTTCAGGTGGTGCCGACTTACTCAGCAGCCTCGGAACCACTGGAACGGCGGCGTACACGGCGGCGAGTGCCCTGAGTGCCCTCACCCTTGGCAGATCCAGAGTCACTCTTGCGGCGACGCACACGCGTACGTTGACGACGCGGTGTCTCCTCAGATCCACCGTCCTGCGACGCTGCGCCCTTACGGCGGCCAGAGGAGCGACGCCCACCACCTCGACGCCCGGATCCTCGACCCGAACCACGCCCTGATCCGCGTCTCGGACCGTGATGCCCGCGACCGGTTTCTCCCAGATCCTCCACCTTCTCGGCTTGCAGACCCGCGCGCGTGCGCTGTGAACGCGGCAAACGGTCGGTGACATCGGTCGGGATATCCAAATCCGTGTACAAGTGATCCGACGTGTGGTACGTCTCAAGGGGGTCTGGCACGCCCAGCCCCAACGCTTTCGAGATCAGTGACCAGCGCGGCACATCATCCCAGTCCACGAACGTGACAGCGGTGCCGGATGCGCCTGCACGGCCGGTGCGTCCAATGCGATGCAGGTAGATTTTCTCGTCTTCAGGGCACTGGTAGTTGACCACATGTGTCACGTCGTCAACGTCGATGCCGCGTGCCGCCACGTCGGTGGCCACCAGCACGTCGATCTTGCCGTTACGGAACGCCCGCATTGCCCGCTCGCGCGCACCCTGACCCAGGTCACCGTGCAGCGAACCAACAGCAAAACCGCGATGCGTCAGATCCTCGCCCAGGCGCGCTGCCGTCCTCTTGGTGCGGCAGAAAATAATGGTGCGGCCTCGCCCTCGTGCCTGCAGAATACGGCTGATGACTTCCACCTTGTTCATCGCGTGCACGCGGTAAATGACCTGCTTGACTGTGCGCACCGTGGCGCCCTGATCCTCCGGGTCCTGCGCGCGGATGTGGGTCGGCTGGGACATGAAGCGGCGAGCCAGCGCCACTACCGGGCCAGGCATCGTCGCTGAGAACAGCATCGTGTGGCGCGTAGCCGGAACGCGTGCCAGCAAAGTTTCCACATCGGGCAAAAAGCCCAGATCCAGCATCTCGTCGGCTTCGTCAAGGACCACTGTCTTCACGCCGTTGAGCTTGAGCACGCGCCGCTTGAGCAGGTCGATCAGACGACCAGGAGTTCCCACAACGACGTCAGTGCCGCGTTCCAGCGAATCGATCTGCGGCTCGAACGCTACGCCACCATAAATCTCCGTGATGCGCACACCCAGTTTCGATCCGGCGACGCGCAGATCAGCCGCCACCTGCTTGGACAGCTCGCGCGTGGGGAGCACAACCAGTGCCTGCGGGCAGTCGGGATTGAGCAGATCCGCATACGCTGGGCTCGAGGGCACCACCAGCTCCTGAAGCAGTGGGATCCCAAAACCCAGCGTCTTGCCGGTACCGGTTTTCGCCTGGCCGATGATGTCATGCCCGTCCAGCGCCACCGGCAAGGTGAGTGCCTGAATCGGGAACGGGTGGGTAATGGAACGCTCCTCCAACGCCTGCACGATCGGATC
The sequence above is a segment of the Schaalia radingae genome. Coding sequences within it:
- a CDS encoding GntR family transcriptional regulator, with the translated sequence MSGDSRPIWIQLVEEFTQRIVSGQWKPGEKVPSVRELAAEFTVNPNTVQRALTRADEDGLTQSNRTAGRFVTDDQDVIKQHRDNLAHQITAEFIAQMKALGCDKNAITELINSQWNTYGPDTVALGNEQKHAKDPHDNARN
- a CDS encoding DEAD/DEAH box helicase, with amino-acid sequence MRDRLPLVCECIAFTPDLGQRPEDGDSRIVTDSLTDNEAQPQDESPSSVTYSAGVVRLGDIADGTFDAHAGEAVPDITDEDGSTSHLDERSFADFGVCDPIVQALEERSITHPFPIQALTLPVALDGHDIIGQAKTGTGKTLGFGIPLLQELVVPSSPAYADLLNPDCPQALVVLPTRELSKQVAADLRVAGSKLGVRITEIYGGVAFEPQIDSLERGTDVVVGTPGRLIDLLKRRVLKLNGVKTVVLDEADEMLDLGFLPDVETLLARVPATRHTMLFSATMPGPVVALARRFMSQPTHIRAQDPEDQGATVRTVKQVIYRVHAMNKVEVISRILQARGRGRTIIFCRTKRTAARLGEDLTHRGFAVGSLHGDLGQGARERAMRAFRNGKIDVLVATDVAARGIDVDDVTHVVNYQCPEDEKIYLHRIGRTGRAGASGTAVTFVDWDDVPRWSLISKALGLGVPDPLETYHTSDHLYTDLDIPTDVTDRLPRSQRTRAGLQAEKVEDLGETGRGHHGPRRGSGRGSGRGSGRRGGGRRSSGRRKGAASQDGGSEETPRRQRTRVRRRKSDSGSAKGEGTQGTRRRVRRRSSGSEAAE
- a CDS encoding ABC transporter ATP-binding protein yields the protein MTTHAIEVAHLTKKYGQWPALNDISFAIEPGQIVGLMGDNGSGKTTLLKILAGILSGYEGNVAIHGHAPGPQSKAITSYLPDESALPTSLTADEAIRMYADFFDDFDSAQASEMIDFFELPHNKRFREMSKGMREKAQVALTMSRRAKVHLLDEPISGVDPAARDIIMRGVLTGFDPDALMILSTHLIRDIEPIIDYAIFMRQGKILLAGHVDDLREEHGTDLDTLFRKVYAR